A single region of the Leptolyngbya sp. 'hensonii' genome encodes:
- the hemH gene encoding ferrochelatase: MGRTGVLLLNLGGPDQLEDVRPFLFNLFSDPEIIRLPFSWLQRPLAWLISTSRARKSQENYRHIGGGSPLRRITEEQAQALADQLRHRGHDAQVYIGMRYWHPFTEEAIARIKRDRIENLVILPLYPQFSISTSGSSFRLLQRLWQEDPSLEQIEYTVVPSWYNRPGYLRAMAQLIAQELDQLPNPNQAHVFFSAHGVPVSYVEEAGDPYQREIEECTELIMRTLNRPNAHTLAYQSRVGPVEWLQPYTEDALQQLAEQGVKDLVIVPISFVSEHIETLQEIDMEYREIAEEAGITNFQRVPALNTHPVFIADLADMVLEALNAPKLELDQVPQMKKQVKLYPQEKWQLGMTTAAEIWNGRLAMLGFIALMIELITGHGPLHFVGLL; this comes from the coding sequence ATGGGGCGTACTGGTGTTTTGTTATTAAACCTGGGTGGACCGGATCAACTTGAGGATGTCCGCCCATTTCTGTTCAACCTGTTTTCCGATCCGGAAATCATTCGATTGCCCTTTTCCTGGCTCCAGCGACCTCTGGCGTGGCTGATTTCCACGTCCCGAGCTCGTAAGTCCCAGGAGAATTACCGGCACATCGGCGGGGGCTCTCCTCTGCGCCGCATTACCGAGGAGCAGGCTCAGGCTCTCGCTGATCAACTGCGCCATCGAGGGCATGACGCTCAGGTTTACATCGGTATGCGCTACTGGCACCCCTTTACTGAGGAAGCCATTGCCCGGATTAAACGCGATCGGATCGAGAATCTCGTGATTCTGCCCCTCTATCCCCAGTTCTCGATCAGCACCAGTGGCTCTAGCTTTCGCCTTCTGCAACGGCTCTGGCAGGAAGACCCCTCCCTGGAGCAGATTGAATATACGGTTGTTCCTTCCTGGTACAATCGCCCCGGTTATTTGCGAGCGATGGCCCAGCTGATTGCCCAGGAGTTAGACCAACTTCCCAATCCCAATCAGGCCCATGTTTTCTTCAGTGCCCACGGTGTTCCCGTCAGTTACGTGGAGGAAGCCGGAGATCCCTATCAGCGGGAGATTGAGGAATGTACGGAATTAATCATGCGAACCCTGAATCGCCCTAACGCCCATACCCTGGCCTATCAGAGTCGGGTCGGTCCCGTGGAGTGGCTCCAACCCTATACCGAAGATGCCCTGCAACAACTGGCCGAGCAGGGGGTTAAGGATCTGGTGATTGTCCCGATCAGCTTCGTTTCCGAGCACATTGAGACCTTGCAGGAAATTGATATGGAGTATCGGGAAATTGCCGAGGAAGCTGGGATTACCAACTTCCAGCGGGTACCGGCCCTCAATACCCATCCGGTGTTCATTGCCGATCTGGCCGATATGGTTCTGGAAGCCCTGAATGCTCCCAAACTGGAGCTGGATCAGGTGCCTCAGATGAAGAAGCAAGTCAAGCTCTATCCTCAGGAAAAATGGCAACTGGGCATGAC